From the Terriglobia bacterium genome, the window CTGAACCCTCATTCCGGTCTCTGCTTTCGACATGCTGGCCTCCAGAATAAGCAGGCCGATGCCGCCGACAGCGACCTCACCGCTGCCTTCTCCGGCCTGCTCAGCGGCTTCAAGTCCGCCGCCCAGATCAACGACTTCCTCTCCAAACTCGTGGTCCTCCTCGCCCAGAACCGCATCTCCTCGCGCCGCGCCGCCGTCCTCGCCTACATCAATCAACTCCTCCTCCGCACCCTTCCGGCCATCGAGCAGGAATGCGACCTCCAGTCGCCCGAGGACGCCTCCACTCCCGTCATCGTCATGGATGTTGCCCGCCCAACCCGCCCGCCCTCGATAGATCGGGGCCCGCAGTCCGGCCATGCCCCAGCCATGCCCCGGCCACGCCCCGGACAGCCGTCGGGGACAGCAGTCGGGGACAGCAGTCGGGGCCAGCCCTCATGACCCCCGCCGCCCACCTCCGGCTTGCAACTTGTAGGGGCACGATACATCGTGCCCGTTCTTGGGGTTTACGCGGATCCCGCCCATTTTGGCGCTCGATTCCCCTAGGCGCCTGCCCCATCCTTGTCCCTGGCTCGTCCCCCGCAGTACAATTAGCCGTTTGTTCGATCAGGAGGAAACCCGCCATGGCCACCACCGAAACAAAACTCAACATCCCGGAATTCACCAACGAACCCTTCATCGACTATTCCAAACCGGAAAGCCGCAAAGCCATGGAAGCGGCCCTGAAAAAGGTCGCCGCCGAATTCACCCGCGAGTACCCCATGTACATCGCCGGAAAGCCGGTCACCACCTCCGAAAAGCGCACCTCCACCAATCCCTCGCACCCCGCGCAGGTCGTCGGCACCTTCCAGGTGGCCACCGTGGACCACGTCAACCAGGCCGTGGAAGCCGCCAACAAGTATTTTCAAACCTGGAAGCATGTGCCCGTCGAGCAGCGTGTCCAGTGCCTCTTTCGCGCCGCCGAAATCCTCCGCAGCCGCAAATTCGAGATGAATGCTCTGGTCTGCTACGAAGTGGGCAAATCCTGGATCGAAGCCGACGCCGACACCGCCGAAACCATCGATTTCTGCGAATTCTACGGCCGCGAGATGCTCCGCGTCGCCGGACACCACAAGCTCGTGCCCATGAAGGGCGAAAAGAACTACCTGGAATACATTCCGCTCGGCGTTGGCGCCGTCATTCCCCCGTGGAATTTCCCCTGCGCCATCATGGCCGGCCTGGTCGTCGCCGGTCTGGTGACCGGCAACACCATCGTGCTCAAGCCCGCCAGCGATTCTCCGGCGGTGGCCGCCAAGTTCCTGGAAATCCTGCACGAGGCCGGCGTCCCCAGGGAGGCCGTGCAATTCCTCACCGGCCCCGGCGGCAGCATGGGCGATGCCCTGGTCTCGCACCCCAAGATTCGCTACATCGGTTTCACCGGCTCCATGGAAGTCGGCTTGCGCATTCACGAGCTGGCCAGCAAGAAGCAGCCCGGGCAGGTCTGGATCAAGCGCACCGTGCTGGAAATGGGCGGCAAGGACGCCACCATCGTGGATGAGGAAGCGGATCTGGAATCCGCCGTCGAGGGCGTCGTGCAGGCCACGTTCGGCTATTCCGGCCAGAAGTGCTCGGCCTGCTCCCGCGCCATCGTTTCCGAAAAGATCTACGACGCCTTTTTGGTCAAGCTCGTCGCGCGCACCAACAGGATCACCACCGGCCCCGCCGAGGACCCCAACAACTACATGGGCCCGGTGGTCAGCAAAGGCGCGATGAAGACCATCCTCGATTACATCGAGATCGGCAAGAAGGAAGGGAAGCTGCTCACTGGCGGCGGGCGCGCTCCCGGCGACGGCTACTTCGTGCAGCCCACCATCATCGCCGATGTGGCCCCCACGGCGCGCATCGCTCAGGAAGAGATCTTCGGCCCGGTCCTCACGGTCATCAAGGCCCGCGACTTCGACCACGCCCTCGAGATCGCCAACGGCACGCAGTTCGGCCTCACCGGCGCGGTCTACTCCAAGAACCCCGCGAAGCTCGCCAAGGCCGCCGGCGTCTTCCACGTCGGCAATCTCTACCTCAACCGCAAGTGCACCGGCGCCATGGTCGGCGCGCACCCCTTCGGCGGCTTCAACATGTCCGGCACCGATTCCAAGACTGGCGGGAAAGACTACGTCATGCTCTTCCTGCAGGCCAAAGCCGTCGCCGAGAAAATCTGAGGAGCGTGCAGCGATTCGATAAGCGTTGAATTAGGCTGCGTTCCGGGCAGCGCGCTGCGCCGCCCACTTCAGCGCGCGAAACACCGGATAACTCGCCGCCAGCGCCAGCAGTGTCAGCCTGCTGTTGTCCATGTCTTCCTTGAGGACTCCCAGCAGAAACAGCACCGACCCCGCGAGCGCCGCGCCCGTCGTCCACGGATAGCCCCAGGCGCGGTATGGCCGCTTCATCTCCGGCTCGCGCCTCCGCAGCACGAACAGGGAAACGAACGACAGCGTGTAATTGGTGACGAAGAAAAACGCCAGCATCGCAATCACCCGCTGGAAACTGAAGACCGCGAAGATCACGCCGACGGCTGCGCTCAGCGCCAGCGCCAGCGTGGGCGTTCCGCCTTTGTTCACGTTGGCGACCGGGCGGAAGAAGAGACCGTCGCTGCTCATGGCATGGATGATGCGCGTGCCCATCAGGTGCAGCGCATTGAGGCTGCTGAGCAGCGAGAAGACCATGATCGCGCGGATGATGGTATCCCCGTGGGGGCCGAAGACGCGCTGCGCCGCCGCGCCCAGCGCGAAATTGTTCCCCGCAATCTCGCTCATCGGCAGGACGAAAACCACCGCGGCATTCAGCAGCAGGTAGATCCCCAGCAGCGACACCACGCTCCCGTAGATCGCGCGGGGAACATCGCGGCCCGGGTCGCGCACCTCGGCGCCGAAATAGATGACGCCGTCCCAGCCGTCGAAAGTGTAGATGGTCGCCTGCAGCCCCAGCACGAAGCCGAGGAAGAGCTTCCAGCCCACGGGCTGGATGATGGCATGCCCGGTGGACCACCCGCCATGGCCCATGACGAAACAGGCGGCGACCACGGCCAGGAACGCCAGGGCCTTGAGCAGGGAGCTGACATTCTGAATGAGGCTGCCGAGGCGCAGGCTGCGGTACTGCAGCAGGGCAAAGAGTATAATTACGAATACGGCTATAACTTTATCGTAAATATGTTCGGTGGGGAAGTGCCCGAAAGAGCGGCCGATGGCGGCTCTGGCGGCCTGGTCGTAGCGGTGCAAGACCGGGAAGAGGTCGCCGGAATACTCGCCGATGACCAGGCCCACGGCGGCATTGGTGCCGCAGGTGGAGAGCCAGTCGCTCCAGCCGACGATGAAGCCGGCGTATTCGCCCAGGGCGCGCCGCGAATAATTGTACTGGCCGCCGCTGCGCGGGACGGCGGCGCCCAGCTCCGCGAGCTGCGCCGCGCCGAGCAGCGCGTAGACCGCCCCGCCCACCCAGACGCCCAGGAAGAGCCAGACATTCGGAAGAATAGTGGCGATGTCGCCCGGGGTGCGCACGATGCCCGCGGCGATGGCATTGCCGACGGCGACGGCGACGCCGAAGCCCACACCCAAAATTTGCAGCAGGCGGCCGCGGGATGGCGGGGAGGAGGCGCGTGCGCCGGATTCGGTGGTCAAGAGTTTCTGCTCACGGGCGGCTCGAAAGAGCGGCCATCATAACCGCCGGGAAAGAAATTGCAAACCGGAAAGCGCGGCGGCGGGGGGAGCTCCTCAAGGGCGCCCGAGCGGGGGAGAAGACGCGGAAGGTCTCGCGAAGGGAGTGATGCCCTCGGGATCGACTTCGGGCTGAACGAGCCAGACCTGGCGGTCGCGGAAATACTCGAGTAGTTTGCGGTTCTGCTCCGGCCCCATATCGCGGGCCCAGACCACTTTCGAGGCGTCGATGTCCGCGGCGTTATAGACCCATTCCTCGTGAATATTGTGCAGCTTTCCGTAGCGCACCAGAACGAGTTGTTTTCCCGGCAGGCGCTGGAGCTTTGCGGAAACGCGAGCGCGGCGCCAATTGCCCATGTTGCCGTTCCAGTCCCAGGCGTAGGGATCCGCGATGCGCTGATAAAGGCCCGAGCCCACGGTGAACAGCAGGAGCAGGATGATCAGGCGCGAAAGGCCCAGGCCGGCCCGACGCCCCGCGAAGCGCATGGTGCGCAAGTGCCGCAAGCACTGGAGCAGCAGGGCATAGAGCACGCAGGCCAGCGGGGCCGAATAGTGCGGCAGGGACCAGACCACGGCGAAGAGCCCCAGGGCACTGAGCAGAAAGGTCACGAGCAGCAGGCGCATGCGGCGGTCGCGGAACAGGAGGGGCAGGCAGAAAAGCAGGGGGAACGCGCCGGGCCAAAAATATACCTCCGCGTAATTTTCCAGTTTTTCCCGGGAGACGGAGATTACGCCATCCCACGTTCTGGAGTACTGGCCGCGGGCCCAGATGTTGTAGAAGTACTCCATCTGGGGATTGTGGTAATGCAGCGGGGGGTTCCGCGGCTGCCAGAGGAAAAGGCCGGTGGTGTGATAGGTGCGTGTGTTCAGCACGTGGGGCATCAGCAGGGCATTTCCCGTCAGTCTCCAGTTGTAATAGGCGATGAACCCCGCCAGGAGAACGAGCAGCAGCGCCAGCGGCGCGACGACCCGGCGGAAGGTCACGCGCAGGGGTGGCGAGGAGCGGCCTCCCAGCCAGAACAAGAGAACAGCCGCGGCCGGCAGGCACAGGATCAGCCCTTCGAGCGGCCGGCTGTTGGCCAGGATCGCGACTCCCAAACCGAGCAGCAAGGCGTCGCGCAGCAAATGTTTGCGGAGGATCCGCGGCAGCGCCCCCAGGACCAGCGCGCCCCCGGCCGCGGCCACCGCGCCGCCCCAGTAGCTGTTCACCCAGTAGCTGATGAGCCCCAGCTTGAGGACGGCGATCACGCCGCCGAGCAATGCCCAGCGCGCCGGCAGCCAGGCCTGCAGCATCCAGGTGATCGCAGCGCACATGGCGGCCACGCTGAGGAGCACCCCGATCCAGGGATGTCCCAAAAGCTGGCCGGCGGCCAGCGCGAAACTCTGCGCCGGCGGAAACATGCCCGAATAGGTGGGGAACCAATTGACGTGGAAGGTTTCGAAACTCAGCCACAGGGGATGCGGGGGATTGGCGAGGCGGCCGTGAACGAAGGTGTCGGCCTGCAACAGATAGGCAAATTCGTCGTGGTTGCCCGGGACCGGCACAGGAATCACGGGCAGAAGCGACAGCCGCAACACGACAGCCGCAAAAAAGATCAGGGCGACCGCGGCCGTTCGCCGGGCGGCCATCCTGGAAAAGCAAGTTTCGATGAACCGAAACCAGCGGTCACCGATCCGCGGCACGAGCCCTGCGAAGACCAGCAACGCCGCCAGGACCAGCCAGGACAAGCTGTCCAATGGGACTCTCCTTTCGGGCCCGGGGAGTCGAGTCACCGCGGCTCAATGCCAACGGCGGCTTTCCGCCTCCCGGTGCTTCCGAAATGCTCCATTGTGCACGGGAGAGCCCCGCGATTCCAACAAAACCGGCGCTCCGTACTTCCGGAGCGGAACGCTAGGTTTGGCGGATATGGGTGGGCGCGGATTCCTTGGGAAGGGAAGCGTAGCGCGCGCGGAGACTCTGGAATTGCCTGCTGCGAAGGATTCCGAAACGGTGGAGCGAGTAGCGGCCCAGCAGCACGAGAATCTTGAGGCCATACACCGCGCTCTGAAAGAAGCTTGCGGACGACGCTTCGGCGAAGTAGCGCACGGGAACGGCTATCTCCGCCAGCCGAAAACGAGCCAATACGGCCTGGGCGATGATCTCCTGATCGAAGACGAAACCATCCGAGTTCATGGCGAAATTGACGGTTTCCAGGACCTCGCGGCGAAAAGCCCGGTATCCGGTGTGATATTCGCTGTGATGCAGGCGGAAGGCCATGTTTTCGAGAGCCGTCAAGAAGCGGTTGGACACGTATTTCCACCAGGGCATTCCCTGGCGAATCGCAGAGCCCTGTTTGAGGCGGGAGCCCAGAACGAGATCGGCTTCCCCCTGGAGGATGGGTGCGATGATCTGCGGCACCAGCGTGGGGTCATATTGATAGTCGGGGTGAACCATGACCACCACTTCCGCGCCGGCCTTCAGCGCTTCGGTGTAGCAGGTTTTCTGGTTGGCCCCGTAACCGTAGTTGCGGTCGTGCACGAAGATCTGCAAATTCAACTGGCGCGCAATCTCCAGGGTGGCGTCGGTGGACCCATCGTCCACCAGAATGACCAGGTGGACCGCCTCTTTGGGCAGCTTCTCGTAGGTCATGCGCAGGGTGCGGCCGGCGTTGTAGGCGGGCATCACGACGACGACTTTGGGAATCATCGAGCCTCCCTTTTTTGCGCCACAGCCACGAATTGATAGGCGAGAAGAGATTTGCAGGCTCGCGCTGCGGCGGCGTTCAGGGCATGCAGGGCACGGAAGATGCGGCCCTGGAAGCGCTCGGGAACCACCAGGGGGAGCGGCACGGGAGTGGGCAGCAGCCGGACAATGCGGAGTCCGGCGTCGAGAAGAAATTGGCGAAAGGAGGCCAGGGTAAAAAATCGCAGGTGGGTGCGGTCCAGAATCCCGCGATCCGCATAGTCGAACTTGCCCCAAAGCAGCTGCAGACGAATCCAGAGGTGGGCGACATTGGGAACGGAGACGATGGCGATGCCGCCGCTCGCGAGATGTTCGTTCAGGGTCCGCAGGACGCGCAGGGGATCTTTCAAGTGTTCGAGAACATCCCCATAAATAATCACATCAAACAGACCGTCCAGTTGCGGCAGGGGCGCGTCGAGGTCCGCCAAATGCAGGGCAGCGCACTTGGTTCTGGCGATCGCGGCCAGGGAAGGATCCCCCTCGAGGGCGGTGACTTCAAAGCCGCGGGCGGTGAGCAATTCCGCCAAATAGCCGTGAGCTGCGCCCACGTCGAGCACCCGCCGCCCCTGGCCCGCACCCAGATAGGAGAGAATGACGGAGTGGCTGGAATAGGGGTCGCTCTTCAGCTGATAAGGGCTGTTGGCCATGAAGGAGTAAACCGCTTGAGATTGGCATTTTGCCGTGGCCACGTCAGGGACAGTGTATCCCACCCCGCAAAGGAAGGAGGGGAAGCATCTGTGCAGGTGTCAAACTCCTTACTCTCCCGTTGCGGAGAGCGCGGCGGGTCTTTGGGGAGCAGGGCGGCTGGGAAAACGGCCCTGGCTGGGGAGGCGATTCAAGGTTTCGGGGCGGCGGCGGCCGTTGCCTGGGCCGGGGTGTATGGAGTGAGCTTGCCGGGAGCGTCTTCGGGCTGCACGAGCCAGGCCTGACGGTCATGGAAATAGGCAAGCAGCTTCTGATTTTGCCGGTCGTCCAGTTCGCGGGCCCAGACCACTTTTGAACCGTCGATGTCCGCGCCGTTATAGACCCATTCCTCGTGAATATTGTGAAGCCTTCCGTAGCGCACCACGGCAAGTTGTTTTCCCGGCATGCGCTGGAGCATTGCAGAAACGGCAGCGCGCCGCCAATTGCCCATGTTGCCGTTCCAGTTCCAGGCGTAGGGATATTCCATGCGGTGGTAGAAGCCCAAGCCCACGGTGAACAGCAGGAGCAGGATGATCAGGCGCGAAAGACCGATGCCGACCCGGCGCCCCGCGAAGCGCATGGTGCGCAAGTGCCGCAGGCTCTGCAGCAGCACGGCATACAGGACACAGACCGCCGGGGCCGCATAGTGCGGCAGGGACCAGGCCACCGCGAAAAGCGCCGCGGAGCTGAGCAGCAGCGTGGCCAGCAGCAGGCGCATGCGGCGATCGCGAAAGACCAGCGGGATGCAGAACCACAAGGGAAACGCGCCGGCCCACAGAAAAGTTGCGGAGCAGTTGTCGATCGTTTCTCCCCAGACGCGGATGGCCGCATCCCAGGAGCGCGTATAGTGAGCGCGAACCCAGACGTTGTAGTAGAAGTCCAATTGCCGATTGCGGAAGTGGAAGGGCGGACCATTCTTTTGCCAGACGAAAAGAGCGGTGTTGACCGTGCGCCGCCAGTTCCAGAGGTGCGGCATAAGCAGGGGGTTCCCCGTCAACCGCCAGTCGTAGTACAGGATGAACGCGCCGGTCAGCACCAGAATAATGGCCACGGGGGCGAGCACCCGCTGGAATTTTACACGCCGGGGCACCAGCGAACTTCTCCACAGCCAGAACAGAATAGTGACGGCGGCGGGCAGGGAGAAGATCAGCCCCTCCATCGGGCGGCTGTTGGCCAGGACCGCCACTCCCAACCCCAGCAGCATGGCGTCGCGCAGCCGCGCCTGGCGCTGGATGCGCACCAGCGCGCCCAACACCAGCGCGCCCGCTCCGGCCGCCACCGAGCCGCCCCAATAACTGTTCATCCAGTAGCTGATGAGCCCCAGCTTGAGGAGCGCGATCACGCCGCCGAGCAGGGCCCAGCGCGCCGGCAGCCATCC encodes:
- a CDS encoding glycosyltransferase family 2 protein, whose protein sequence is MIPKVVVVMPAYNAGRTLRMTYEKLPKEAVHLVILVDDGSTDATLEIARQLNLQIFVHDRNYGYGANQKTCYTEALKAGAEVVVMVHPDYQYDPTLVPQIIAPILQGEADLVLGSRLKQGSAIRQGMPWWKYVSNRFLTALENMAFRLHHSEYHTGYRAFRREVLETVNFAMNSDGFVFDQEIIAQAVLARFRLAEIAVPVRYFAEASSASFFQSAVYGLKILVLLGRYSLHRFGILRSRQFQSLRARYASLPKESAPTHIRQT
- a CDS encoding class I SAM-dependent methyltransferase; translation: MANSPYQLKSDPYSSHSVILSYLGAGQGRRVLDVGAAHGYLAELLTARGFEVTALEGDPSLAAIARTKCAALHLADLDAPLPQLDGLFDVIIYGDVLEHLKDPLRVLRTLNEHLASGGIAIVSVPNVAHLWIRLQLLWGKFDYADRGILDRTHLRFFTLASFRQFLLDAGLRIVRLLPTPVPLPLVVPERFQGRIFRALHALNAAAARACKSLLAYQFVAVAQKREAR
- the pruA gene encoding L-glutamate gamma-semialdehyde dehydrogenase; the encoded protein is MATTETKLNIPEFTNEPFIDYSKPESRKAMEAALKKVAAEFTREYPMYIAGKPVTTSEKRTSTNPSHPAQVVGTFQVATVDHVNQAVEAANKYFQTWKHVPVEQRVQCLFRAAEILRSRKFEMNALVCYEVGKSWIEADADTAETIDFCEFYGREMLRVAGHHKLVPMKGEKNYLEYIPLGVGAVIPPWNFPCAIMAGLVVAGLVTGNTIVLKPASDSPAVAAKFLEILHEAGVPREAVQFLTGPGGSMGDALVSHPKIRYIGFTGSMEVGLRIHELASKKQPGQVWIKRTVLEMGGKDATIVDEEADLESAVEGVVQATFGYSGQKCSACSRAIVSEKIYDAFLVKLVARTNRITTGPAEDPNNYMGPVVSKGAMKTILDYIEIGKKEGKLLTGGGRAPGDGYFVQPTIIADVAPTARIAQEEIFGPVLTVIKARDFDHALEIANGTQFGLTGAVYSKNPAKLAKAAGVFHVGNLYLNRKCTGAMVGAHPFGGFNMSGTDSKTGGKDYVMLFLQAKAVAEKI
- a CDS encoding APC family permease, which encodes MTTESGARASSPPSRGRLLQILGVGFGVAVAVGNAIAAGIVRTPGDIATILPNVWLFLGVWVGGAVYALLGAAQLAELGAAVPRSGGQYNYSRRALGEYAGFIVGWSDWLSTCGTNAAVGLVIGEYSGDLFPVLHRYDQAARAAIGRSFGHFPTEHIYDKVIAVFVIILFALLQYRSLRLGSLIQNVSSLLKALAFLAVVAACFVMGHGGWSTGHAIIQPVGWKLFLGFVLGLQATIYTFDGWDGVIYFGAEVRDPGRDVPRAIYGSVVSLLGIYLLLNAAVVFVLPMSEIAGNNFALGAAAQRVFGPHGDTIIRAIMVFSLLSSLNALHLMGTRIIHAMSSDGLFFRPVANVNKGGTPTLALALSAAVGVIFAVFSFQRVIAMLAFFFVTNYTLSFVSLFVLRRREPEMKRPYRAWGYPWTTGAALAGSVLFLLGVLKEDMDNSRLTLLALAASYPVFRALKWAAQRAARNAA